In one Lolium rigidum isolate FL_2022 chromosome 3, APGP_CSIRO_Lrig_0.1, whole genome shotgun sequence genomic region, the following are encoded:
- the LOC124694268 gene encoding tuberculostearic acid methyltransferase UfaA1-like, protein MVPSWTEAAARFLVARFLNGFISIGSLTLLEDGGSTLSFGDASEKCKVKSVLRVHDPIFYWKIATESDLGLADAYINGWCSFLDEKEGLMNLFLIFIANRDKSSSSNIVSKRGWWTPMLLTAGVSSAKYFLRHLSRKNSVTQTRRNISQHYDLSNDFFSLFLDKSMTYSCGIFKEEDESLEAAQLRKLSLLIEKAKVERDHQVLDIGSGWGSLAIELVKQTGCKYTGITLSEEQLKYAQRKVKEAALEDHITFLLCDYREIPARKYDRIISCEMIEHVGHEYMDAFFTCCKSHLTEDGIFVLQAITMPDELYEEYIRSPGFIKEYIFPGGSLPSLSRIKSISASSGLSIENLEDFDGDHYYRTLRSWRDNLMTNKDEISALGFDDRFIRTWEYYFLYCAAGFRTQTLGDCQVVFSHAGNDKLAMDLMTDA, encoded by the exons ATGGTTCCATCATGGACTGAGGCTGCGGCGCGCTTCCTGGTAGCAAGATTTCTCAACGGATTCATATCCATCGGCAGCTTGAC ACTGCTCGAAGATGGGGGCAGCACGTTGAGCTTCGGTGATGCCAGTGAAAAATGCAAAGTAAAGTCGGTCCTACGAGTTCACGACCCCATCTTCTACTGGAAG ATCGCAACGGAATCTGACCTAGGTTTGGCAGATGCCTACATCAATGGCTGGTGCTCTTTTCTCGATGAGAAAGAAGGCCTCATGAATCTTTTCCTG ATTTTCATTGCCAATAGAGacaagagcagcagcagcaacattgTCAGCAAAAGGGGCTGGTGGACACCCATGCTTCTAACAGCTGGGGTGTCGTCTGCTAAATATTTCTTGCGCCACCTCTCGAGGAAGAACTCCGTAACACAAACTCGTCGAAACATCTCACAGCATTATGATCTG AGTAACGATTTCTTCTCGCTTTTTCTGGACAAATCGATGACCTACTCCTGTGGAATTTTCAAG GAGGAGGACGAAAGCTTAGAAGCGGCCCAGCTACGTAAACTTAGCCTTCTAATTGAAAAG GCTAAAGTCGAGAGGGATCATCAAGTTCTTGACATCGGCAGCGGTTGGGGAAGCTTAGCGATAGAGCTGGTCAAGCAAACTGGCTGCAAATACACTGGAATAACTCTCTCGGAGGAACAGCTTAAATACGCCCAGAGGAAAGTGAAAGAAGCTGCCTTAGAg GATCACATAACTTTCCTGCTGTGCGACTACCGTGAAATACCAGCTCGCAAATATGACAGGATCATCAGCTG CGAGATGATTGAACACGTTGGCCATGAATACATGGATGCATTTTTTACCTGCTGCAAGTCTCACTTAACTGAAGATGGAATATTTGTTCTCCAG GCCATCACAATGCCCGACGAACTTTACGAGGAGTACATTAGAAGCCCAGGCTTCATAAAAGAATACATCTTCCCTGGGGGTTCGCTTCCTTCTTTGTCCCGTATAAAGTCTATTTCCGCTTCATCTGGGCTCAG CATAGAGAACCTTGAGGATTTTGATGGGGACCACTATTACCGAACCCTGAGAAGCTGGAGGGACAACTTAATGACCAACAAAGA TGAAATTTCGGCGCTAGGGTTTGATGACAGGTTCATCCGTACATGGGAGTACTACTTCCTGTATTGTGCAGCTGGTTTCAGGACACAAACACTCGGAGATTGCCAG GTTGTATTTTCTCACGCGGGAAATGATAAGCTGGCCATGGATTTGATGACTGATGCATGA